From Bacteroidales bacterium, one genomic window encodes:
- the mutL gene encoding DNA mismatch repair endonuclease MutL produces MLKVLPDYIYNLIAAGEVIQRPASVVKELLENSADAGAQSIMLVINDCGRTLIQVIDDGCGMTEEESKICFLSHATSKIDTAEDLEHITTFGFRGEALASIAACADVTLKTRKRGEDIGTEVHIAASTLDKTEKVSCPEGCNIAVRNIFYNIPARRKFLKSDNSEYKQIISEFIRVALTRLDLEFKLISNSREAMHLTPVKNLKQRIAQISGLSAVKQLIDLKIDTRVVKISGYVGNPESAKKTQTNQYFFANGRFFRNAFLRKALLQGYSNLIPDGDTPSFFVFFEVEPGELDVNIHPSKTEIKFENERVIFEILEASVKEAIGKNAFAPTIDFDNEGVPQEISTKDGFTMSKEEREKFRTGGFHAPLKTMTLCLIPLTQRVPPPAKKSQVSRELLASCRENKLLAREEKKSFFKSREIFL; encoded by the coding sequence AGGAGAAGTGATTCAGCGACCTGCATCTGTTGTGAAGGAGCTGCTGGAAAATTCCGCGGATGCCGGCGCACAGTCTATTATGCTGGTTATCAATGATTGCGGAAGGACCCTTATCCAGGTGATTGATGATGGCTGCGGCATGACGGAAGAGGAGTCTAAGATTTGTTTTTTGAGTCATGCAACTTCCAAAATTGATACAGCGGAGGATCTGGAACACATTACAACGTTTGGCTTTAGGGGAGAGGCGCTTGCGTCTATAGCTGCCTGCGCAGATGTAACTCTTAAGACCAGGAAAAGAGGGGAAGATATTGGTACAGAGGTACATATTGCTGCCTCCACTTTAGACAAAACAGAGAAAGTTTCTTGTCCTGAAGGTTGCAATATTGCAGTAAGAAATATTTTTTACAATATTCCTGCCCGCAGAAAGTTCTTAAAATCAGATAATTCAGAATACAAGCAAATAATCTCGGAATTTATAAGAGTTGCCCTTACAAGGCTGGACCTTGAATTTAAACTTATTAGCAATTCCAGAGAGGCAATGCACCTTACTCCAGTCAAGAATTTAAAACAAAGGATTGCGCAAATCAGCGGGCTTTCTGCGGTTAAGCAATTAATTGATTTAAAGATTGATACAAGAGTGGTGAAAATCAGCGGCTATGTTGGGAATCCGGAATCTGCAAAGAAAACACAGACAAACCAGTACTTCTTTGCAAACGGAAGATTTTTCCGCAATGCGTTTTTGCGCAAGGCTTTGCTGCAGGGATATTCTAATCTTATTCCCGATGGGGACACTCCTTCATTTTTTGTTTTCTTTGAGGTTGAGCCGGGGGAACTGGATGTAAATATCCATCCGTCCAAGACTGAAATCAAGTTTGAAAATGAGCGGGTTATATTTGAAATTTTAGAGGCTTCAGTAAAAGAGGCTATTGGGAAAAATGCTTTTGCTCCCACGATAGATTTTGATAATGAAGGGGTTCCGCAGGAGATATCCACAAAGGACGGGTTCACAATGTCCAAAGAGGAGAGAGAAAAATTCAGAACAGGAGGATTTCACGCGCCGCTGAAAACTATGACCCTTTGTTTAATCCCTTTGACACAGAGAGTTCCGCCTCCGGCAAAAAAGAGTCAGGTGTCCCGGGAACTATTGGCGTCATGCAGGGAGAACAAATTGTTGGCGAGGGAGGAGAAAAAAAGTTTCTTCAAATCAAGGGAGATTTTCTTGTGA